A window from Chitinophaga filiformis encodes these proteins:
- a CDS encoding TonB-dependent receptor — MKKTAYTRETCIQYLLFLMRCSAYILVFFYTFSLSLFAKSTEGQDIKEVKINLVASKMKLETVLERIQQVTPFRFVYNSSQVKAAGPVSINASNTSVEKILLQLLEPNDLNFEQNKTQIIITRKFETPAFGLNLTGIAPAMAADTSITVRGKVRDDKGQPLIGVTVSVKGKNRGIATEPNGNFTLKADHGDSLVFKTIGFASVTVSASGNLDNITLLPATTSLSDVVVVGYGVQTRRDLTGAISTVKGADIKNLPVSDAAQAIQGRVAGVDIVRSDGSPGTTPSIRVRGTGTINNAEPLIIIDGVPAPNLSGLSDINNNDIASMEVLKDASSSAIYGTRAANGVIIITTKKGSYNEKLNTNVNIYRGISNVNRYIPLLTAPDLVKLKQERYTNDGLTVPAFWQDPYYAVQRTDWQKALFNTGHVTNADVSIKGGSAYSNYLFSMGYYDEKGLITNTYFKRYTVRINSEHRINSRLKVGENLQLTARKGNSLDTYSSQTGLIFSALRFNPAIPVKDDMGNYGSAQANNELGDINNPVYTAETTDAWTKNYRILANAFAEVEIIKDLKLRLNYAFDGTLSNSFNFLPKTLTQVRTRDDAELTQSNTSTSTHLGEAFLSYNKTLNKVHQLSLTGGISYQKYSGNYFSAQRNGFDDESPYVLVLDNGSIVYNAAGNYYATNILASGFARGFYSYKGKYLLTATMRADGSSRFAEGNRWGYFPAVSVGWRISDENFFKDNVHFMNNLKVTGGWGVLGNQNVTEFQYLATIIKNRKYNFGDQPFTGIWNSSLANPNITWEKAHMTNISAELGFLNNALNATVSYFDKNTIDMLVPAAKPDLHGTSVVPDENIGKLNNHGWEFEVSYQGGKKAFTYNIAANATLIKNKVTKLYSANTYIGSSSYGRQNQEISRTYEGQPIASFYGWKTAGIYQNQAQIDSDPNIAKDGRKDNIKPGDVRFVDVNGDGAITEADRVYLGDPNPRLQYGLQAGASYKGFDLSLSFTGVAGVKLYNADKMQGLDPTYSYNYYAEELQRWHGEGTSNSVPRMTLSDNNGNYRTSDRFIESGNYFTLRNAALGYTIPSRLWGSKSSTNIRVYVAGQNMFIITNYSGLNPALGYTDGNKQRGVDVATYPQARSFTAGASMNF; from the coding sequence ATGAAAAAAACAGCGTATACACGGGAGACGTGTATCCAATACTTATTATTCCTCATGCGATGTTCGGCTTATATATTGGTATTTTTCTATACCTTTTCGCTTTCGCTGTTCGCCAAGAGCACTGAAGGTCAGGATATTAAAGAGGTGAAGATCAATCTCGTAGCCAGCAAAATGAAGCTGGAAACGGTCCTGGAGAGGATCCAGCAGGTCACGCCTTTCCGTTTTGTATACAATTCGTCCCAGGTTAAAGCTGCAGGGCCCGTGAGCATCAATGCCAGCAATACCTCTGTGGAGAAAATACTGCTCCAGTTACTGGAGCCTAATGATCTGAACTTTGAACAGAACAAGACACAGATCATTATTACCCGCAAATTTGAAACGCCCGCTTTCGGTCTTAACCTGACCGGTATTGCGCCTGCAATGGCGGCAGATACCTCCATTACGGTACGAGGAAAGGTGAGGGATGACAAAGGTCAGCCCCTGATCGGTGTGACTGTAAGTGTGAAAGGCAAGAACAGGGGCATTGCAACAGAACCCAATGGTAACTTTACCCTGAAGGCAGACCATGGAGATTCCCTGGTGTTTAAAACCATCGGTTTTGCCAGCGTGACGGTGAGTGCTTCCGGTAACCTGGATAACATCACACTGCTGCCAGCCACTACCAGCCTGAGTGATGTGGTAGTAGTGGGTTATGGTGTACAGACCCGCCGCGACCTCACCGGTGCTATTTCTACCGTAAAAGGCGCTGATATCAAAAACCTGCCTGTAAGTGATGCCGCCCAGGCTATTCAGGGTCGTGTGGCCGGTGTGGACATCGTTCGTTCCGATGGATCGCCGGGTACTACTCCCAGCATCCGCGTACGTGGTACAGGTACCATCAACAACGCAGAACCACTGATCATCATCGATGGTGTGCCTGCTCCTAACCTCAGCGGTCTCAGTGATATCAACAACAACGATATCGCTTCCATGGAAGTACTGAAAGATGCATCTTCCTCCGCTATCTATGGTACCCGTGCGGCAAACGGTGTGATCATCATCACGACTAAAAAAGGATCTTACAATGAGAAATTAAATACCAACGTAAACATCTACCGCGGTATTTCCAATGTAAACCGCTATATACCGTTGCTGACCGCTCCTGACCTGGTAAAACTGAAACAGGAACGTTACACCAACGATGGTCTTACCGTGCCTGCATTCTGGCAGGACCCATACTATGCAGTACAGCGTACTGACTGGCAGAAGGCATTGTTCAATACAGGACATGTAACGAATGCAGATGTTTCCATCAAAGGTGGCAGCGCCTATTCCAACTACCTGTTCTCTATGGGTTATTATGATGAGAAAGGGCTGATCACCAATACCTATTTCAAAAGATATACTGTCCGCATCAACTCTGAGCACCGCATCAACAGTCGCCTGAAGGTAGGAGAGAACCTCCAGCTGACTGCCCGTAAAGGTAACTCGCTGGACACCTATTCTTCCCAGACAGGTCTGATATTCAGCGCACTGCGTTTCAATCCTGCTATTCCTGTGAAGGATGATATGGGTAACTATGGTTCTGCACAGGCAAACAATGAACTGGGCGATATCAACAACCCGGTGTATACTGCAGAAACAACAGACGCATGGACCAAGAACTATCGCATACTGGCGAACGCCTTCGCTGAAGTAGAGATCATCAAAGACCTGAAACTGCGTTTGAACTATGCATTTGATGGTACACTGAGCAACTCTTTCAACTTCCTGCCTAAAACATTAACACAGGTACGTACCCGTGATGATGCGGAATTAACACAGAGCAATACCAGCACCAGCACTCACCTGGGCGAGGCATTCCTGTCTTATAACAAAACACTGAATAAAGTACACCAGCTTAGCCTGACCGGTGGTATTTCCTACCAGAAATACAGTGGTAACTATTTCAGCGCACAGCGTAATGGTTTCGATGATGAATCGCCTTATGTACTGGTGCTGGACAACGGTAGTATTGTTTACAACGCTGCCGGTAACTATTATGCTACCAATATCCTGGCATCAGGATTTGCGAGAGGTTTTTACAGCTATAAAGGTAAATACCTGCTGACTGCGACCATGCGTGCGGATGGTTCTTCCAGGTTTGCTGAAGGCAACCGCTGGGGTTACTTCCCTGCAGTATCTGTGGGCTGGCGTATATCTGACGAGAACTTCTTCAAGGATAATGTACACTTCATGAATAACCTGAAAGTGACAGGTGGCTGGGGTGTACTGGGTAACCAGAACGTAACTGAATTCCAGTACCTGGCTACTATCATCAAAAACCGTAAATACAATTTTGGCGATCAGCCATTCACCGGTATCTGGAACTCCAGTCTGGCCAACCCTAACATCACCTGGGAAAAGGCACATATGACCAACATCAGTGCGGAGCTTGGATTCCTGAACAATGCATTGAATGCAACGGTGTCTTACTTCGATAAGAACACGATCGACATGCTGGTGCCTGCTGCAAAGCCAGACCTGCATGGTACTTCCGTGGTGCCTGATGAAAACATCGGTAAACTGAACAACCACGGTTGGGAATTTGAAGTGTCTTACCAGGGCGGTAAAAAAGCATTTACCTACAACATTGCGGCAAATGCTACCCTTATCAAAAACAAAGTAACAAAGCTCTACTCTGCCAATACTTACATTGGTTCCAGCAGCTACGGCCGTCAGAACCAGGAAATCTCCCGTACCTATGAAGGACAGCCGATCGCTTCCTTCTATGGATGGAAAACTGCCGGTATCTACCAGAACCAGGCACAGATCGACAGCGATCCCAATATTGCGAAAGATGGCAGAAAGGATAATATTAAACCAGGCGATGTACGTTTTGTGGATGTGAACGGCGATGGTGCTATCACCGAAGCTGACAGGGTATACCTGGGTGATCCTAATCCGCGTCTCCAGTACGGTCTGCAGGCCGGCGCCAGCTACAAGGGATTTGACCTGAGCCTGTCCTTTACAGGTGTTGCAGGTGTGAAACTGTACAACGCCGATAAAATGCAGGGCCTGGATCCAACCTATTCTTATAACTACTACGCAGAAGAACTGCAGCGCTGGCATGGTGAAGGTACCAGCAACAGCGTACCACGCATGACGTTAAGTGATAATAACGGTAACTACCGTACGTCAGACAGGTTTATTGAAAGTGGTAACTATTTTACGCTCCGTAATGCAGCATTGGGATATACCATTCCTTCCCGCTTATGGGGTAGCAAGTCTTCTACAAACATCCGTGTGTATGTAGCAGGCCAGAACATGTTCATCATCACCAATTATTCCGGTCTGAACCCTGCACTGGGTTATACAGACGGTAATAAACAGAGAGGTGTGGACGTAGCCACTTACCCACAGGCAAGAAGTTTCACCGCAGGTGCTTCAATGAATTTCTAA
- a CDS encoding FecR family protein → MTKAQLTDLTTKYLDGTATAAERKILEQWYYSFEGGELAVELPEGEDEEALESRMKAKIDELNARAGSRKRILMQVRPFRIVAAVFLVLTAALLSVFFSGRQVYNAQRQPRFVVLKDGSRVWLNSATRLVYTDFPFMGERRLSLTGEAYFDVASDPDKPFIIQSGNMVTQVLGTAFNIKAYPGEPFAVTVTKGKIKLEDKKTKIVTFLTPNKQVKYANRQSPVLVAVKADMAYSWTKGQLAFYDQSFEEIARTINRKYNVNIVFANKSLEQCMITATFEKESPVSRVIDLLCKINNATYTFSADSSTITLEGKGCQ, encoded by the coding sequence ATGACTAAAGCGCAGTTGACTGACTTAACTACAAAATACCTGGATGGCACTGCAACAGCTGCTGAAAGGAAGATACTCGAACAGTGGTATTATTCCTTTGAGGGAGGGGAACTGGCGGTGGAACTGCCGGAAGGAGAGGACGAGGAGGCGCTGGAAAGCAGGATGAAGGCGAAGATCGATGAGCTGAACGCCCGGGCAGGCAGCCGGAAGCGCATATTAATGCAGGTAAGACCTTTCCGGATAGTCGCTGCTGTTTTCCTGGTGCTCACCGCCGCGTTACTGTCCGTATTTTTCAGTGGCCGTCAGGTTTACAATGCACAACGGCAGCCCAGGTTTGTCGTCCTGAAAGACGGCAGCAGGGTATGGCTCAATTCTGCTACCAGGCTGGTTTATACAGATTTTCCTTTTATGGGAGAACGCCGGCTTAGCCTGACAGGGGAAGCCTATTTTGATGTAGCAAGCGATCCGGATAAGCCCTTCATTATCCAGTCGGGCAATATGGTGACACAGGTGCTGGGAACCGCCTTTAATATAAAAGCATATCCCGGCGAGCCGTTCGCCGTTACCGTAACAAAGGGTAAAATAAAGCTGGAGGATAAGAAGACCAAAATCGTTACCTTTTTAACACCGAATAAACAGGTAAAATATGCGAACCGGCAGTCACCGGTACTGGTAGCAGTAAAGGCGGATATGGCCTACTCCTGGACAAAGGGACAACTGGCATTTTATGACCAGTCATTTGAGGAAATTGCCAGGACCATCAACCGAAAGTACAATGTGAATATAGTTTTTGCCAACAAATCACTGGAGCAATGCATGATCACCGCCACCTTCGAGAAGGAATCGCCGGTGTCACGGGTCATAGATCTCTTATGTAAGATCAACAATGCGACCTATACCTTTAGCGCAGACAGTAGTACTATTACTTTGGAAGGAAAGGGGTGTCAGTAA
- a CDS encoding sigma-70 family RNA polymerase sigma factor, translating into MSYSILEDNELMDKVRLSDGKAFDEIYRRYWRKLYALSLYHLRDSNAAEDIVQEIFASLWASRERSEIKHLYTYLATATKYSVFHYFAQPARNTGSLEELHALAAEQSTADSRLLEEEIRREIDRLPEKCRLVFRYSREEGLANKIISEKLNISTKAVEKHMTRALRQLRVQFKHMLMSLLF; encoded by the coding sequence ATGTCGTACAGCATATTGGAGGACAATGAATTAATGGACAAGGTCAGGCTTTCTGACGGGAAGGCCTTTGACGAGATTTATCGCCGCTACTGGCGTAAATTATACGCTTTATCCTTGTACCATCTGAGAGACAGCAACGCTGCTGAAGATATAGTACAGGAGATCTTTGCGAGCCTCTGGGCCTCCCGCGAAAGATCTGAGATCAAACATTTATATACCTACCTGGCTACAGCCACCAAATATTCCGTTTTCCATTACTTTGCCCAGCCGGCCAGGAACACAGGATCCCTGGAAGAACTGCATGCCCTGGCGGCAGAACAGAGCACGGCGGATTCCCGCCTGCTGGAAGAAGAGATCCGGCGTGAAATAGACCGGCTGCCCGAGAAGTGCAGGCTGGTATTCCGTTACAGCCGGGAAGAGGGGCTGGCCAATAAAATAATATCTGAAAAGCTGAATATCTCGACCAAAGCTGTAGAAAAGCATATGACCCGGGCACTCCGCCAGTTAAGGGTACAGTTTAAACACATGTTGATGTCATTATTGTTCTGA
- a CDS encoding dihydroorotase — MHILLKSVQIVAPSSPFHGQQQDILIENGIIRQIGKDISSAQARVVTGNNLHVSLGWTDIFAHFCDPGQEYKEDLQSGVAAAARGGYTTVLIVPNTQPALHTKPQMEYVLSRTRNSVVQVLPIGAVTKNLEGTSLAEMYEMQQAGAVAFSDGLKPIQSPGIMLKALQYVKAVNGTIIQLPDDLSISAHGLMHEGIYSTQLGMPGKPAIAEELIIQRDLELAQYTDSRIHFTGISTRKSAELIANAKGKGIKVTCSVTPYHLSLTDAHLVTYDTHLKLNPPLRSAEDVKALQDAVKTGVIDCFATHHLPQDWDAKQVEFEYAKNGMIGLESAFGVFRKHLPEVSVERLVEMLSAQPRKIFNLPELSLTEGATANLTIFDPEEDWVLTTDHLASRSKNSAYIGAELKGSVKGTINGQYAQL; from the coding sequence ATGCACATATTACTCAAAAGCGTACAGATAGTCGCACCATCATCCCCTTTTCACGGGCAACAGCAGGACATTCTGATTGAGAACGGCATCATCCGCCAGATCGGGAAGGACATTTCTTCCGCTCAGGCCCGGGTGGTGACGGGCAACAACCTGCATGTATCTCTGGGATGGACGGATATCTTCGCGCATTTCTGCGATCCTGGCCAGGAATATAAGGAAGACCTCCAGAGCGGGGTTGCCGCTGCTGCCAGGGGTGGATATACCACCGTACTGATAGTGCCCAATACCCAGCCGGCGCTTCACACCAAACCGCAGATGGAGTATGTGCTCAGCCGCACGCGTAACAGTGTTGTACAGGTGCTTCCTATAGGGGCGGTGACCAAAAACCTGGAAGGCACCTCCCTTGCCGAAATGTATGAAATGCAGCAGGCGGGAGCTGTAGCCTTCTCCGACGGACTGAAACCGATCCAGTCGCCCGGTATCATGCTGAAGGCCCTGCAATATGTAAAAGCTGTTAACGGCACCATTATCCAGCTTCCTGATGACCTGAGCATCTCTGCCCATGGCCTGATGCACGAAGGTATTTACAGTACCCAGCTGGGTATGCCGGGTAAACCTGCCATTGCGGAAGAACTGATCATCCAGCGCGACCTCGAGCTGGCACAATATACCGACTCACGTATCCACTTCACTGGCATCAGTACACGAAAATCGGCAGAGCTCATTGCCAATGCCAAAGGCAAAGGTATCAAAGTGACCTGCTCTGTAACCCCCTATCATCTTTCCCTTACCGATGCACACCTGGTTACCTACGATACTCACCTGAAGCTCAATCCTCCGCTGCGTAGCGCCGAAGACGTGAAAGCACTGCAGGATGCGGTAAAGACGGGAGTGATCGACTGCTTCGCTACCCATCACCTGCCGCAGGACTGGGATGCCAAACAGGTAGAGTTTGAATATGCAAAGAATGGCATGATAGGACTGGAAAGCGCTTTCGGCGTATTCCGTAAACATCTGCCGGAAGTATCTGTGGAAAGGCTGGTGGAAATGCTTTCCGCACAGCCCCGCAAAATATTCAATCTGCCGGAGCTGAGCCTTACCGAAGGTGCAACGGCCAATCTGACCATATTCGATCCTGAAGAGGATTGGGTGCTCACAACAGATCACCTGGCCAGCAGGTCGAAAAATTCAGCGTATATTGGCGCGGAATTGAAAGGAAGTGTGAAAGGGACCATCAATGGCCAATATGCCCAACTTTAA
- a CDS encoding DUF4199 domain-containing protein — translation MSNASYPNPGVKWGLIAGFVAIAIGVALYFTNIPMLFSLKYGILLLIVFGVTGVLAGLERKKANGGLINFKEALQPVFTTFVIGSLLSSIFIYVLANFIDPGIIVKMKEAAIKSYESMAPMLRTIGTPKDEYEKGLADIRNQDFSVTLSGSFMSYLMGLFQYFVVSAIIALVLRKK, via the coding sequence ATGAGTAATGCATCATATCCTAATCCCGGTGTAAAATGGGGACTGATAGCCGGTTTTGTAGCCATCGCTATTGGCGTCGCCCTCTATTTTACCAATATACCTATGTTGTTTAGCCTGAAATACGGCATCCTCCTCCTGATCGTTTTTGGCGTGACCGGCGTATTGGCTGGTCTGGAACGGAAAAAAGCCAATGGTGGCCTTATTAATTTCAAAGAGGCCCTGCAGCCTGTTTTTACCACTTTCGTGATCGGCTCGCTGCTGAGCAGCATTTTTATCTATGTGCTGGCCAATTTTATCGACCCGGGTATCATTGTGAAGATGAAAGAAGCCGCTATTAAAAGCTATGAAAGCATGGCGCCCATGCTGCGCACAATTGGCACACCGAAAGACGAATATGAGAAAGGATTGGCAGATATCCGGAACCAGGACTTCTCTGTGACGCTCTCCGGCAGCTTTATGTCCTATCTCATGGGCCTTTTCCAGTATTTTGTGGTGTCTGCCATAATAGCACTTGTACTCCGTAAAAAGTAG
- a CDS encoding glycosyltransferase family 2 protein — protein MDISVIVPLKNEEESLPELAAWIDRVMQEHHYSYEVWMIDDGSTDNSWNIIQQLAAANPNVKGIKFQRNYGKSAALNEGFRAAQGDVIITMDADLQDSPDEIPELYRMIREDGFDLVSGWKKKRYDSALTKNLPSKLYNYTTTRMSGVRLHDMNCGLKSYRRKVIKSIEVYGEMHRYIPVIAKWNGFRKIGEKVVEHRARKYGTSKFGLERFINGFLDLASIMFISKFGKRPMHLFGALGTLSFVIGFGIALYLAIEKIIYSQYKMTERPIFFLALLAMIIGSQLFLTGFIGELVTRNAPERNEYLVETILDRTK, from the coding sequence ATGGATATTTCCGTTATCGTTCCTTTAAAAAACGAAGAAGAATCACTGCCCGAACTGGCTGCATGGATTGACCGCGTCATGCAGGAACATCACTACTCATATGAGGTATGGATGATAGACGACGGCAGCACTGATAATTCCTGGAATATCATCCAGCAGCTGGCAGCAGCCAACCCGAATGTGAAAGGGATCAAATTCCAGCGCAACTACGGCAAGTCTGCGGCCCTCAATGAGGGCTTCCGTGCCGCACAGGGCGATGTGATCATCACCATGGACGCCGACCTGCAGGATAGCCCCGACGAGATACCGGAACTCTACCGTATGATCAGGGAAGACGGTTTTGACCTCGTCAGCGGCTGGAAGAAGAAACGCTATGACAGCGCCCTTACCAAAAATCTCCCTTCCAAACTATATAACTATACCACTACCCGCATGAGCGGAGTAAGGCTGCATGACATGAACTGCGGACTCAAATCCTACCGCAGGAAAGTGATCAAAAGCATCGAGGTATATGGAGAAATGCACCGCTATATTCCTGTGATCGCCAAATGGAACGGTTTCAGGAAGATCGGTGAAAAAGTAGTGGAACACCGTGCGCGTAAGTACGGCACTTCCAAGTTTGGCCTGGAACGCTTTATTAACGGCTTCCTGGACCTGGCTTCCATTATGTTCATCAGTAAGTTCGGGAAACGTCCGATGCACCTCTTCGGCGCCCTGGGCACTCTTTCCTTCGTGATTGGTTTTGGCATAGCATTATACCTGGCGATCGAGAAAATTATCTATTCCCAGTATAAGATGACCGAACGTCCTATTTTCTTCCTGGCATTGCTGGCGATGATCATAGGGTCGCAGCTGTTCCTTACCGGCTTCATCGGAGAACTGGTGACCAGGAACGCACCTGAAAGGAATGAATATCTCGTGGAAACTATCCTGGACCGAACCAAATAA
- a CDS encoding glycosyltransferase → MGKKKILFLGPAWPYRGGLAAYNERLAEELQKDAEVEIWTFTVQYPSFLFPGKSQYATEPAPPHLKIRRLINSVNPLNWLKVGRMIRKWGPDLIVTKYWLPLMGPCLGSLLRLGKGKNTRVVSILDNVIPHEKRPGDIPFTRYFLKPVDAFIAMSQSVLDDLRLFEPGKPASLIPHPIYDNYGPAVSKSVAREQLKLQQDKKYILFFGFIRQYKGLDLLLRAMADERMKQQDVHLIVAGEFYEDAAPYHQLLEQLQLGDRVLMHTDFIPNEAVKNYFCAADLVVQPYKSATQSGISQIAYHFEKPMVVTRVGGLVEMVPDNIVGFQCEPEPADIAAAIEKYYRDNREADMTAAVRVEKKQYSWERLAAEIHKLAASK, encoded by the coding sequence ATGGGCAAAAAGAAAATCCTCTTTCTCGGACCGGCCTGGCCTTACAGGGGTGGACTAGCCGCCTACAATGAAAGGCTGGCGGAAGAACTGCAAAAGGATGCAGAAGTAGAGATCTGGACATTCACCGTACAGTATCCTTCTTTCCTGTTTCCCGGTAAAAGCCAGTACGCTACGGAACCGGCGCCTCCCCACCTGAAAATACGCAGGCTGATCAACTCTGTCAATCCGCTGAACTGGTTGAAAGTAGGCCGCATGATCCGTAAATGGGGACCAGACCTTATCGTCACCAAGTACTGGTTACCGCTCATGGGCCCCTGCCTGGGCAGCTTGCTGCGCCTTGGGAAAGGTAAAAATACCCGGGTGGTATCCATCCTCGACAACGTGATACCGCACGAAAAAAGGCCCGGCGATATACCCTTCACCAGGTATTTCCTGAAACCCGTGGATGCCTTCATTGCCATGAGCCAGTCTGTACTGGACGACCTCCGGCTGTTCGAGCCCGGCAAACCTGCCTCCCTGATCCCCCACCCGATCTACGACAACTACGGCCCTGCCGTATCTAAATCAGTGGCCAGGGAACAACTGAAACTACAACAGGACAAAAAATATATCCTCTTCTTTGGCTTTATCCGCCAGTATAAGGGACTGGACCTCCTGCTCCGTGCCATGGCCGACGAGCGCATGAAGCAGCAGGACGTACACCTTATCGTAGCAGGAGAGTTCTATGAAGATGCCGCCCCCTATCACCAGTTACTGGAACAGCTCCAGCTGGGCGACAGGGTGCTGATGCACACCGATTTCATCCCCAACGAGGCTGTCAAGAATTACTTCTGCGCAGCCGACCTGGTAGTACAGCCTTATAAGAGCGCCACCCAGAGCGGTATCTCGCAGATCGCCTACCATTTCGAAAAACCAATGGTCGTGACCCGGGTTGGCGGCCTGGTAGAAATGGTGCCAGACAACATCGTAGGTTTCCAGTGTGAACCGGAACCAGCCGATATTGCCGCCGCCATCGAAAAATATTACCGCGACAACCGCGAAGCCGATATGACCGCCGCCGTACGCGTGGAAAAGAAACAATACTCCTGGGAACGCCTGGCCGCTGAAATACATAAGTTGGCCGCCAGCAAATAG
- a CDS encoding dehydrogenase: MIYRSKAPLRIGLAGGGTDVSPYSDMYGGAILNATISLYARAAIEPIADKKVLFECADRNETLVCDATFPLPLDGKLDILKGVINRVAKDYGIPSGFKLTTFVDAPAGSGLGTSSTLVVAVLGAFAEWLKLPLGEYDMAHLAYVIEREDLKQAGGKQDQYAATFGGVNFMEFYNGDKVIVNPLRIKEKYLDELENNLVLYYTSTSRLSSSIISEQQKNVHEKKEASIEAMHHLKEQAVMMKEALLRGSIDKIGEILDFGFQHKKNMAKGITNSQLDDIYEAAKRAGASGGKISGAGGGGFMIFYCPGNTRYSVVEALKTFGGDVKRYHFTHNGINTWCI; this comes from the coding sequence GTGATTTATCGTAGCAAAGCACCTTTACGCATAGGCCTGGCCGGAGGCGGAACAGATGTAAGCCCTTACTCAGACATGTACGGGGGCGCCATTCTGAACGCCACTATTTCGCTCTACGCGCGTGCAGCCATAGAGCCAATAGCTGATAAAAAAGTCCTGTTCGAATGCGCCGACAGGAATGAAACCCTGGTTTGCGACGCCACCTTTCCGCTACCCCTCGACGGTAAGCTGGATATCCTGAAAGGTGTGATCAACCGCGTAGCGAAAGATTACGGCATTCCTTCCGGCTTTAAGCTCACCACTTTCGTAGATGCACCCGCCGGTTCCGGTCTCGGTACCTCCTCTACCCTTGTAGTGGCTGTGCTGGGCGCCTTTGCTGAATGGCTGAAACTTCCTTTGGGAGAATACGATATGGCGCACCTGGCCTATGTGATCGAAAGAGAAGACCTGAAACAGGCCGGCGGTAAGCAGGATCAATATGCAGCAACATTCGGGGGCGTAAATTTCATGGAATTCTACAATGGCGATAAAGTGATTGTGAATCCCCTCCGTATAAAAGAAAAATACCTGGATGAACTGGAGAATAACCTGGTACTGTACTACACTTCTACCAGCCGTTTGTCCAGCAGCATCATTTCCGAGCAGCAGAAGAACGTACACGAGAAAAAGGAAGCAAGTATCGAAGCGATGCACCACCTGAAAGAGCAGGCCGTAATGATGAAAGAAGCCCTGCTTCGCGGCAGCATCGACAAGATCGGCGAGATTCTTGATTTTGGTTTCCAGCACAAAAAGAACATGGCAAAAGGTATTACCAATTCCCAGCTGGACGACATCTACGAAGCAGCCAAACGCGCAGGCGCTTCCGGAGGTAAGATCTCAGGCGCCGGCGGCGGTGGTTTCATGATCTTCTACTGTCCGGGTAACACCCGCTACAGTGTGGTGGAAGCCCTCAAAACTTTCGGCGGGGACGTAAAACGTTACCATTTTACACACAATGGGATCAATACCTGGTGTATCTGA
- a CDS encoding SIS domain-containing protein: MANNIIKTIQESIAVKQAICQDETLISTIQQVANVITGSLQQGHKILFCGNGGSAADAQHLAAEFSGRFYKDRTPLYAEALHCNTSYLTAVGNDYGYDQVYARILRGIGQPGDVLVGISTSGNSANILEAYKVAKGKGMIVVSMTGHSGGKMKDDSDYLLNVPSADTPRIQESHITIGHIICEIVENNLFP, encoded by the coding sequence ATGGCGAACAATATTATCAAAACAATACAGGAAAGCATTGCAGTAAAGCAGGCCATCTGCCAGGACGAAACGCTGATCAGCACTATCCAGCAGGTAGCCAACGTTATCACAGGCAGCCTGCAGCAGGGACATAAGATCCTCTTCTGTGGCAATGGTGGCAGCGCAGCAGATGCACAACACCTGGCAGCAGAATTCTCCGGCCGTTTTTATAAAGACAGGACGCCCCTGTATGCAGAGGCCCTGCATTGTAATACTTCTTACCTCACCGCGGTAGGCAACGATTATGGCTATGACCAGGTATATGCGCGCATCCTGCGGGGTATCGGCCAGCCGGGCGATGTGCTGGTAGGTATTTCCACTTCCGGCAATTCTGCCAATATCCTGGAAGCCTACAAAGTGGCCAAAGGCAAGGGTATGATCGTCGTAAGCATGACCGGCCATTCGGGCGGTAAAATGAAAGATGACAGCGATTACCTGCTGAATGTGCCTTCCGCTGATACACCACGTATCCAGGAATCACATATCACCATCGGACATATCATTTGTGAAATCGTTGAAAATAATCTCTTCCCATGA